A part of Streptomyces sp. NBC_01235 genomic DNA contains:
- a CDS encoding DUF6461 domain-containing protein: protein MTDGIVWLVDDSGWTSGVVFARGISPEELAVRMGGAPDCATEPITHAEVSELEMEIYRPGGDGDGVIRAGRSGEWSFALEYGDSTGGDLLEEISADGVEAVHYVPPLEHPPATFHYTRDGVSLTGYGLTEEIWRWGQEPDLLLPDLVAAGILSADGKTYLPPEDEHYKTAYRRSLGVVERRFGLSLSPAFLRDARLPAYAVRGEPDMDLSR from the coding sequence ATGACTGACGGAATCGTATGGCTGGTGGACGACAGCGGTTGGACGTCCGGCGTCGTCTTCGCGCGGGGCATCTCCCCCGAGGAACTCGCCGTACGCATGGGAGGCGCCCCGGACTGCGCGACGGAGCCGATCACCCACGCGGAGGTGTCGGAGCTCGAGATGGAGATCTACCGGCCGGGCGGGGACGGGGACGGCGTGATCCGCGCCGGCAGATCCGGGGAGTGGTCCTTCGCCCTGGAGTACGGCGACTCCACCGGCGGTGACCTGCTCGAGGAGATATCCGCGGACGGCGTCGAGGCCGTGCACTACGTGCCGCCCCTGGAACACCCGCCCGCCACCTTCCACTACACGCGCGACGGCGTGTCCCTGACCGGGTACGGCCTGACGGAGGAGATCTGGCGCTGGGGGCAGGAGCCGGATCTCCTCCTGCCCGACCTGGTCGCCGCGGGCATCCTGAGCGCCGACGGGAAGACGTACCTCCCGCCGGAGGACGAGCACTACAAGACGGCGTACCGCCGCAGCCTGGGTGTGGTGGAGCGGCGGTTCGGGCTGTCCCTGTCCCCCGCGTTCCTCCGGGACGCCCGGCTGCCCGCGTACGCGGTGCGCGGCGAGCCGGACATGGACCTCAGTCGCTGA
- a CDS encoding nucleoside/nucleotide kinase family protein — MLTFDDLLTRARSLAGDGGGRALLGIAGSPGAGKTTLAERLVRELNGTGEPWVAHVPMDGFHLADAELDRLGRRDRKGAPDTFDAAGYAALLRRLREEPADSTDVVYAPGFERVLEQPIAGAVPVAPTARLVVTEGNYLLLGTGPWQRVRAELDEVWFCETDEEERVRRLVARHVEFGKGQEEAVAWVARSDQHNAELVAATKERADLVVRIPV; from the coding sequence GTGCTCACTTTCGACGACCTGCTCACACGCGCCCGCTCCCTCGCCGGGGACGGCGGCGGGCGTGCGCTCCTCGGTATCGCCGGCAGCCCAGGCGCGGGCAAGACGACCCTCGCCGAGCGCCTGGTGCGGGAGCTGAACGGCACCGGGGAGCCCTGGGTCGCGCACGTCCCGATGGACGGCTTCCACCTCGCCGACGCAGAACTGGACCGCCTCGGCCGCCGGGATCGCAAGGGCGCGCCCGACACCTTCGACGCGGCCGGGTACGCGGCCCTGTTGCGCCGGCTGCGTGAGGAGCCCGCCGACAGCACGGACGTGGTGTACGCGCCCGGCTTCGAGCGGGTCCTGGAGCAGCCGATCGCCGGGGCCGTGCCGGTGGCGCCGACGGCCCGGCTGGTCGTCACGGAGGGCAACTACCTCCTCCTCGGCACCGGCCCGTGGCAGCGGGTGCGGGCGGAGCTGGACGAGGTGTGGTTCTGCGAGACGGACGAGGAGGAGCGCGTGCGCCGACTGGTCGCCCGGCACGTGGAGTTCGGCAAGGGGCAGGAGGAAGCGGTGGCCTGGGTGGCCAGAAGCGACCAGCACAACGCCGAGCTGGTCGCGGCGACGAAGGAACGGGCGGACCTGGTGGTGCGGATACCCGTCTGA
- a CDS encoding YybH family protein, with amino-acid sequence MSDDETQIRTLITRWADAVHRGDLDTVLDHHAEDLVMYDVPAPHEGIRGLAAYRATWPPFFVWQAQGARFDIDTLDVTAGHDVAYAHALLRCGTPEELAACPTLRLRLTFGLRKERGRWLIAHEHHSFPHD; translated from the coding sequence GTGTCCGACGACGAGACGCAGATCCGCACGCTGATCACCCGCTGGGCCGACGCCGTCCACCGGGGCGACCTCGACACCGTCCTCGACCATCACGCGGAGGACCTGGTGATGTACGACGTGCCGGCGCCCCACGAGGGCATCCGGGGCCTGGCCGCCTACCGGGCGACCTGGCCGCCGTTCTTCGTCTGGCAGGCCCAGGGCGCCCGCTTCGACATCGACACCCTGGACGTCACCGCCGGTCACGACGTCGCGTACGCCCATGCCCTGCTGCGCTGCGGCACACCCGAGGAGCTCGCCGCGTGCCCCACGCTGAGGCTGCGGCTCACCTTCGGTCTGCGCAAGGAGCGCGGCCGCTGGCTGATCGCGCACGAGCACCACTCCTTCCCGCACGACTGA
- a CDS encoding HAD family hydrolase yields the protein MTTMLGLPEAIQACLFDLDGVVTRTAVVHAAAWKETFDAFLHARVGEGFQPFDAGADYDEYVDGRPRADGVRTFLASRGIELPEGESDDPPDAQSVHGLGNRKNELLLDRIRTQGVEAYDGTLRYVEAARARGLRTAIVSSSANTRDVLRSIGAEHLFEVRIDGVVAAERGLPGKPRPDTFLAAARDLGVEPPGAAVFEDALAGMDAGRAGNFGYVVGVDRVGQADALYAHGADVVVKDLDDLRGQGGRA from the coding sequence ATGACGACGATGCTCGGTCTTCCCGAAGCCATCCAGGCCTGCCTCTTCGACCTCGACGGGGTGGTCACCCGGACGGCCGTGGTGCACGCGGCTGCCTGGAAGGAGACCTTCGACGCGTTCCTGCACGCGCGCGTGGGCGAGGGTTTCCAGCCGTTCGACGCGGGCGCCGACTACGACGAGTACGTCGACGGCCGCCCCCGCGCCGACGGCGTCCGCACCTTCCTCGCCTCCCGCGGCATCGAACTCCCCGAGGGCGAATCCGACGACCCGCCGGACGCGCAGAGCGTCCACGGTCTCGGCAACCGCAAGAACGAGCTGCTCCTGGACCGGATCCGCACCCAGGGCGTCGAGGCCTACGACGGCACCCTGCGCTACGTCGAGGCGGCACGCGCGCGTGGCCTGCGGACGGCGATCGTCTCCTCCAGCGCCAACACCCGCGACGTGCTGCGCTCGATCGGCGCCGAGCACCTCTTCGAGGTACGGATCGACGGCGTCGTGGCGGCCGAGCGGGGCCTGCCGGGCAAGCCGCGCCCCGACACGTTCCTGGCCGCCGCCCGCGACCTAGGTGTCGAGCCGCCGGGGGCGGCCGTCTTCGAGGACGCGCTGGCCGGGATGGACGCGGGCCGCGCCGGGAACTTCGGGTATGTCGTCGGCGTTGACCGGGTCGGGCAGGCCGACGCGCTGTACGCGCACGGCGCGGACGTCGTCGTGAAGGATCTGGACGACCTGCGTGGGCAGGGAGGGCGGGCGTGA
- a CDS encoding glycoside hydrolase family 65 protein has product MITHRSYAVEPWCVRETELNLDVLAQSESVFALSNGHVGWRGNLDEGEPHGLPGAYLNGVHELHPLPYAEAGYGYPESGQTVINVTNGKVLRLLVDDEPFDLRYGRLVAHERVLDLRRGVLERTCEWTSPAGSTVRVRSIRLVSLTQRAVAAVAYEVEAVGSRSRVVIQSELVTNESLPDPNGDPRAARALKSPLEPEEDIAVGSRLRLVHRTKRSGLRVAVAADHTVTGPDRTTTDSESNVDVARFTVTSVLEPGERLRVEKLVAHGWSGARSRPAMSDQVEAALAAAGHSGWDGLLDDQRDYLDDFWSRADVEVDGDEEIQQAVRFALFHVLQAGARAEQRAIPAKGLTGSGYDGHAFWDTETFVLPLLTYTAPGAVAEALRWRQNTLPAARERATQLGLSGAAFPWRTIEGSEGSAYWPAGTAAFHVNADIADAVVRYVAATGDAEFERSTGVELLVETARLWRSLGHHDAHGTFHIDGVTGPDEYSAVADDNTYTNLMARANLLAAADAVERHPEEAARLGADEEESAAWRDAAEAVHVPYNHELGVHEQHAGFTRYQRWDFAGTRPDQYPLLLHFPYFDLYRKQVVKQADLVLAMYTCASHFDDEQLARNFAYYEPLTVRDSSLSACCQAVIAAQAGHLRLAYDYTAEAALMDLADLENNTRDGLHIASLAGTWMALVAGFGGLRGDGDGLRFAPRLPETFSRLAFSVQLLGRRLRVEIGPDKTAYTLLSGPPLTIRHHGTPVRVNGDGPVVRAMPPAPTRPAPGQPPHRGPNTR; this is encoded by the coding sequence GTGATCACTCACCGGTCGTACGCCGTGGAGCCCTGGTGCGTGCGCGAGACGGAGCTCAACCTCGACGTCCTGGCCCAGAGCGAGTCCGTGTTCGCCCTCTCCAACGGACACGTCGGCTGGCGCGGCAACCTCGACGAGGGCGAACCGCACGGCCTGCCCGGCGCCTACCTCAACGGGGTCCACGAACTGCACCCCCTGCCCTACGCCGAGGCGGGCTACGGGTATCCGGAGTCCGGGCAGACGGTCATCAACGTCACCAACGGCAAGGTCCTGCGGCTGCTGGTCGACGACGAGCCCTTCGACCTGCGCTACGGCCGGCTCGTCGCGCACGAGCGGGTGCTCGACCTGCGGCGGGGCGTCCTGGAGCGGACCTGTGAGTGGACCTCGCCGGCCGGGTCCACGGTCCGGGTGCGCTCGATCCGGCTGGTCTCGCTCACCCAGCGGGCCGTCGCCGCCGTCGCCTACGAGGTGGAGGCCGTCGGCAGCCGCTCCCGGGTGGTGATCCAGTCCGAGCTGGTCACCAACGAGAGCCTGCCCGACCCGAACGGCGACCCGCGCGCGGCCCGCGCCCTGAAGTCGCCGCTGGAGCCGGAGGAGGACATCGCGGTGGGCAGCCGGCTGCGGCTCGTCCACCGCACCAAACGCAGCGGGCTGCGGGTCGCCGTGGCCGCCGACCACACCGTCACCGGACCCGACCGGACCACCACCGACAGCGAGAGCAACGTCGACGTCGCCCGGTTCACCGTCACCTCCGTGCTGGAGCCCGGTGAGCGGCTGCGCGTGGAGAAGCTCGTCGCCCACGGCTGGTCCGGCGCCCGATCCCGCCCCGCGATGAGCGACCAGGTGGAGGCGGCCCTCGCGGCGGCCGGACACAGCGGCTGGGACGGTCTACTCGACGACCAGCGTGACTACCTCGACGACTTCTGGTCCCGCGCGGACGTCGAGGTCGACGGCGACGAGGAGATCCAGCAGGCCGTCCGCTTCGCTCTCTTCCACGTCCTGCAGGCCGGCGCCCGCGCCGAACAACGTGCCATACCCGCGAAGGGGTTGACCGGTTCCGGCTACGACGGCCACGCCTTCTGGGACACCGAGACGTTCGTGCTCCCCCTGCTGACCTACACCGCGCCCGGCGCCGTCGCCGAGGCCCTGCGCTGGCGGCAGAACACCCTGCCCGCCGCCCGCGAGCGCGCCACCCAACTCGGGCTGAGCGGCGCCGCGTTCCCTTGGCGGACCATCGAGGGCTCGGAGGGCTCGGCGTACTGGCCGGCCGGGACCGCCGCCTTCCACGTCAACGCCGACATCGCCGACGCCGTCGTACGGTATGTCGCCGCGACCGGGGACGCGGAATTCGAACGGAGCACGGGCGTCGAGCTGTTGGTGGAGACCGCCCGGCTGTGGCGCTCGCTCGGCCATCACGACGCGCACGGCACGTTCCACATCGACGGGGTCACCGGACCCGACGAGTACAGCGCGGTCGCCGACGACAACACCTACACCAACCTGATGGCCCGCGCGAACCTCCTCGCCGCAGCCGACGCCGTCGAACGCCACCCGGAGGAGGCCGCCCGGCTCGGTGCGGACGAGGAGGAGAGCGCGGCCTGGCGGGACGCGGCCGAAGCGGTGCACGTGCCCTACAACCACGAACTCGGCGTACACGAACAGCATGCGGGCTTCACCCGCTACCAGCGCTGGGACTTCGCCGGCACCCGCCCCGACCAGTACCCCCTGCTGCTGCACTTCCCGTACTTCGACCTCTACCGCAAACAGGTCGTCAAACAGGCCGACCTGGTCCTGGCGATGTACACCTGCGCGAGCCACTTCGACGACGAACAACTCGCCCGCAACTTCGCCTACTACGAGCCGCTGACCGTCCGCGACTCCTCCCTCTCGGCCTGCTGCCAGGCCGTGATCGCCGCGCAGGCCGGCCATCTGCGCCTGGCCTACGACTACACGGCCGAGGCCGCGCTGATGGACCTGGCCGACCTGGAGAACAACACCCGCGACGGACTGCACATCGCCTCCCTGGCGGGTACCTGGATGGCGCTGGTCGCCGGTTTCGGCGGGCTGCGCGGCGACGGCGACGGCCTGCGCTTCGCACCCCGGCTGCCCGAGACGTTCAGCCGACTCGCCTTCAGCGTCCAGCTCCTCGGCCGCCGCCTGCGCGTGGAGATCGGCCCGGACAAGACCGCCTACACCCTGCTGTCCGGCCCACCTCTGACGATCCGTCACCACGGCACGCCGGTAAGGGTGAACGGTGACGGACCCGTCGTGCGCGCCATGCCGCCCGCACCGACGCGACCAGCCCCCGGGCAACCCCCGCACCGGGGGCCGAACACCCGCTGA
- the prcB gene encoding proteasome subunit beta → MAESGHDGRPADEFFTVGGSSFREFLAAHRPELLPTRRAFPDGVRAAPDSFPHGTTVLALSYRDGVLIAGDRRATMGNLIAQRDLEKVHPADDHTAVAFAGTVGLALDMVKLYQVELTHFEKVEGVPMTLAAKARRLATMIRQNLDQAMQGLAVVPLLAGYDTAAAPGARGRIFSFDVAGGLYEKSPFHAEGSGSPYARGSLKKLYRSDMSRREAALAALQALYDAADDDSATGGPDINRRIFPIVSVITEEGFERLPETETEELSREMVERRRSRPDGPTATA, encoded by the coding sequence ATGGCGGAGAGCGGACACGACGGACGGCCGGCGGACGAGTTCTTCACGGTGGGCGGCTCGTCCTTCCGTGAGTTCCTGGCGGCGCACCGGCCCGAACTGCTGCCCACGCGCAGAGCGTTCCCCGACGGTGTCCGGGCCGCCCCCGACAGCTTTCCGCACGGTACGACCGTGCTGGCCCTCTCCTACCGCGACGGCGTGCTGATCGCCGGTGACCGCCGGGCCACGATGGGCAACCTCATCGCCCAGCGCGACCTGGAGAAGGTGCACCCGGCGGACGACCACACCGCCGTCGCCTTCGCCGGCACCGTCGGACTCGCCCTGGACATGGTGAAGCTGTACCAGGTGGAGCTCACGCACTTCGAAAAGGTCGAGGGCGTCCCCATGACCCTCGCCGCGAAGGCGCGCAGGCTGGCCACGATGATCCGGCAGAACCTCGACCAGGCCATGCAGGGCCTCGCCGTCGTCCCGCTCCTCGCCGGCTACGACACCGCCGCCGCACCGGGCGCCCGCGGCCGCATCTTCAGTTTCGACGTGGCCGGCGGCCTGTACGAGAAGTCGCCCTTCCACGCCGAGGGTTCCGGCTCCCCGTACGCCCGCGGGTCGCTGAAGAAGCTGTACCGCTCCGACATGTCCCGGCGCGAGGCGGCCCTGGCCGCGCTCCAGGCGCTGTACGACGCGGCCGACGACGACTCCGCCACCGGCGGCCCCGACATCAACCGCCGTATCTTCCCGATCGTCTCGGTCATCACCGAGGAGGGCTTCGAACGGCTGCCGGAGACGGAGACGGAGGAACTCAGCCGAGAGATGGTCGAGCGGCGCCGCAGCAGGCCGGACGGTCCGACCGCCACCGCGTGA